One window of bacterium genomic DNA carries:
- the ligA gene encoding NAD-dependent DNA ligase LigA, translating into MAATQPQTEIAKLREQLNHHAYRYYVLDDPEITDAEYDRLFRKLQELEAKYPELVTPDSPTQRVGAAPLEEFETVTHTIPMVSLDNAFDDGEVRDFDQRLRKLLELDEIEYTVEPKLDGTAVELVYENGLFISGSTRGDGYTGENITQNLKTIKSIPLRLRNDQAPIPARLEVRGEVYYPIAAFKKLNEQRLKAGEPAFINPRNSASGSLRQLDPKLTAERPLDIFVYGLGQVVGFEFESQWQALQMFKKWGFKVNDLPKLCRGVEEVLQHYRHIGQLRPTLPYEIDGSVIKVNSFALQRAAGMRTRSPRWAVAYKYEAQQESTQILDIQAQVGRTGTITPVAIMQPIKVGGVTVSRATLHNEDEIERLEVRIKDWVIIQRAGDVIPEVVKVIKEKRPKNAKKFKFPTKCPVCGEPVIRLEGEVAHRCQNISCPAQLKEGIRHFASKLAMNIDGVGEKLIDQLVDKGLVKSCADLYFLQPQQLAALERMAEKSAQNIIAAIAKSREVTLDRFIYALGIRHVGEHMARVLAKEFGSLEALQQAEAERLQQIHEVGPQVAESVSSFFREKKNLATIQRLQKGGVKIRASAKPKAADPNFAGKTFVFTGALEKFTRDEAERMVDERGGRASGSVSKKTDYVVAGPGAGSKLDKARELGVKVISEDDFLKMIE; encoded by the coding sequence ATGGCCGCGACCCAACCCCAAACCGAAATCGCCAAGCTGCGCGAGCAGCTCAACCATCATGCGTATCGTTACTACGTGCTCGATGATCCCGAGATCACCGACGCCGAGTATGATCGCCTGTTCCGCAAGCTGCAGGAACTCGAAGCCAAATATCCGGAACTGGTGACGCCGGACTCGCCGACGCAGCGAGTCGGCGCTGCGCCGCTGGAAGAGTTCGAGACTGTGACCCACACCATTCCCATGGTCTCGCTCGACAATGCCTTTGACGACGGGGAAGTGCGCGACTTCGACCAGCGCTTGCGCAAGCTGCTCGAACTCGATGAAATCGAATACACCGTCGAACCGAAACTCGACGGCACCGCGGTCGAGCTGGTGTATGAAAATGGCTTGTTCATCAGCGGCTCCACGCGCGGGGACGGCTACACCGGCGAGAACATCACGCAAAATTTGAAGACGATCAAATCCATTCCCCTGCGCTTGCGCAACGACCAAGCGCCGATTCCCGCGCGTCTCGAAGTGCGTGGGGAAGTGTATTATCCGATTGCCGCATTCAAAAAGCTGAACGAGCAGCGCCTCAAGGCAGGTGAGCCGGCATTCATCAATCCACGCAATTCGGCTTCCGGTTCGTTGCGGCAACTCGATCCCAAACTCACGGCCGAGCGGCCGCTGGACATTTTCGTCTACGGCCTCGGCCAGGTGGTGGGATTCGAGTTCGAGTCGCAGTGGCAGGCGTTGCAGATGTTCAAGAAATGGGGCTTCAAAGTCAATGATCTGCCCAAGCTCTGCCGCGGCGTTGAGGAAGTATTGCAGCATTATCGCCACATCGGGCAATTGCGGCCGACGTTGCCGTACGAGATCGACGGCTCGGTGATCAAAGTCAATTCGTTTGCCTTGCAGCGCGCCGCCGGCATGCGCACGCGCAGTCCGCGCTGGGCGGTGGCTTATAAATACGAGGCGCAGCAGGAGAGCACACAGATCCTCGACATTCAGGCGCAGGTGGGCCGCACCGGCACGATCACGCCGGTGGCGATCATGCAGCCCATCAAAGTCGGCGGTGTGACCGTGAGTCGCGCCACGCTGCACAACGAAGACGAGATCGAGCGCCTCGAGGTGAGAATCAAGGATTGGGTGATTATCCAACGCGCCGGGGATGTCATTCCGGAAGTCGTCAAAGTCATCAAGGAAAAACGCCCGAAAAACGCCAAAAAATTCAAATTCCCAACCAAATGCCCGGTGTGCGGCGAGCCGGTGATCCGGTTGGAAGGCGAGGTGGCGCATCGGTGTCAGAACATCAGTTGTCCCGCGCAGTTGAAAGAAGGCATTCGCCATTTTGCTTCGAAACTGGCGATGAACATCGACGGCGTGGGCGAGAAGCTGATCGACCAACTGGTGGATAAAGGGCTTGTGAAAAGCTGCGCAGATTTGTACTTTCTCCAGCCGCAACAACTCGCCGCCCTCGAGCGCATGGCGGAAAAATCGGCGCAGAACATCATCGCGGCGATCGCCAAAAGCCGCGAGGTGACGCTCGACCGTTTCATTTATGCGCTCGGCATTCGCCACGTGGGTGAACACATGGCGCGCGTGTTGGCAAAAGAGTTCGGTTCTTTGGAAGCGTTGCAGCAAGCGGAGGCGGAGCGTTTGCAGCAGATTCATGAAGTCGGTCCGCAAGTGGCGGAAAGCGTTTCGAGTTTTTTCCGGGAAAAGAAAAACCTCGCCACCATTCAACGCCTGCAAAAGGGCGGGGTGAAGATTCGCGCCAGCGCCAAGCCGAAAGCGGCGGATCCCAACTTTGCCGGCAAGACGTTTGTGTTCACCGGCGCGCTGGAAAAATTCACGCGCGACGAGGCCGAACGCATGGTGGATGAACGCGGCGGCCGCGCCTCGGGTTCGGTGAGCAAGAAAACCGATTATGTGGTAGCCGGGCCGGGCGCCGGCTCGAAGCTCGACAAGGCGCGGGAGTTGGGGGTGAAAGTCATTTCAGAAGATGATTTTTTGAAAATGATTGAATGA
- a CDS encoding nucleotidyltransferase domain-containing protein: MKTIKVPNVNERRRIPAAAIRAVAQQIAEKFQPNKIILFGSYAYGRPRPESDVDLLVVMDTPLRNVEQAIQIAHAIDYHFGLDLLVRRPEQIAERLALGDFFMQEVMEKGRVLYERASAL, encoded by the coding sequence ATGAAAACCATAAAAGTGCCCAATGTCAACGAGCGCCGACGCATTCCAGCAGCCGCCATTCGGGCGGTGGCGCAGCAGATTGCAGAGAAATTTCAGCCGAACAAGATCATTCTTTTTGGATCATATGCCTATGGCAGGCCGCGGCCGGAAAGCGATGTGGATTTGTTGGTAGTGATGGACACACCCTTGCGCAACGTCGAGCAGGCCATTCAAATCGCGCATGCGATCGATTATCACTTTGGGCTCGATTTATTGGTGCGCCGGCCCGAGCAAATTGCCGAGCGCTTGGCATTGGGCGATTTTTTTATGCAAGAAGTCATGGAAAAGGGCAGGGTGCTTTATGAACGCGCTAGTGCATTGTAA
- a CDS encoding putative DNA binding domain-containing protein translates to MPLTADDIHNMIAAGEGQTVEFKRDISQRSDTAGELIAFANTTGGTLLVGVTDDGQIIGVSDADATMNALANISRDNCRPALYPVIERVDINSVPVIAVRVEKRAGPPYENNSGQCYVRAGASKQLASPQQRARMLQQSGLYHFDETPVAGTTLAEVDHEAFQKYFEKISRQPIAAAGISVELLLERTRVATMVDETQRLTVAGLLVFGREPQRFMPQSRITAVRFLGNDSAADRLNPQEMAGTLPQLVKQCDDYVRLYNGVYTKIEGFVRREQPFCPPEVVREVVVNAVAHRDYSIAGNQIRLFFFDNHLEVRSPGRLPNSMTLESIRFYNHESRNPLLAQFLNRLGFMEEFGSGIPNMIRQMRAHNGTEPEFALEGEEFVVRLYANGRKSRN, encoded by the coding sequence ATGCCTCTCACAGCCGATGACATCCACAACATGATCGCTGCCGGTGAAGGCCAGACGGTGGAGTTCAAGCGTGACATTTCCCAACGCAGCGATACCGCCGGTGAGTTGATTGCCTTTGCGAACACGACAGGCGGAACCCTGTTGGTCGGCGTAACTGATGATGGACAGATCATTGGCGTCTCTGATGCGGATGCCACGATGAACGCCCTCGCCAACATCTCGCGCGACAATTGCCGGCCCGCGCTTTATCCCGTGATCGAGCGTGTGGACATCAACAGCGTTCCCGTCATTGCCGTGCGCGTGGAAAAACGCGCTGGCCCGCCTTATGAAAATAACAGCGGCCAATGCTATGTCCGCGCCGGGGCGAGCAAGCAGCTCGCTTCGCCGCAGCAGCGCGCACGCATGCTGCAACAATCCGGGCTTTATCATTTCGACGAAACGCCGGTCGCGGGCACGACGCTGGCCGAGGTGGATCATGAGGCCTTTCAAAAGTACTTCGAGAAAATTTCCCGCCAGCCGATCGCGGCAGCAGGCATCTCCGTTGAACTGTTGTTGGAGCGCACGCGTGTCGCTACCATGGTGGATGAGACGCAGAGATTGACGGTTGCCGGTTTGCTCGTTTTTGGCCGCGAGCCGCAGCGCTTCATGCCGCAGAGCCGGATTACGGCCGTGCGATTTCTGGGCAACGACAGCGCCGCCGACCGTCTGAATCCGCAAGAAATGGCGGGAACCCTGCCGCAACTGGTGAAGCAATGCGACGATTACGTCAGGCTTTATAACGGCGTGTATACCAAAATTGAAGGCTTTGTGCGCCGCGAGCAACCGTTTTGCCCGCCGGAAGTTGTGCGTGAGGTGGTGGTCAATGCCGTTGCCCATCGCGACTACAGCATTGCCGGCAATCAAATCCGTCTGTTCTTTTTCGACAACCATCTCGAAGTCCGCAGCCCCGGCCGTTTGCCCAATTCGATGACGCTGGAGAGCATTCGTTTTTATAACCATGAATCACGCAATCCCCTGCTCGCACAGTTTCTCAATCGCCTCGGCTTTATGGAAGAATTCGGCAGCGGCATTCCCAACATGATTCGCCAGATGCGCGCGCACAACGGCACCGAGCCGGAGTTTGCTCTTGAAGGTGAAGAATTTGTCGTGCGGCTTTATGCGAACGGCCGCAAAAGCAGAAATTGA
- the avd gene encoding diversity-generating retroelement protein Avd, translated as MATSEFLVIKRGYDFSKWLLQHTGKFPKSYRFSVAAKLENNSLEFIELTTVANLRRDKLPLLKRADEALAKLRLLFRLSYEMRFINLKAYEHGSLLMNEMGRLLGGWIKNPGAPAAV; from the coding sequence ATGGCAACGTCCGAATTCCTGGTGATCAAACGCGGGTATGACTTTTCCAAATGGCTGCTGCAACACACCGGCAAGTTCCCCAAGAGCTACCGCTTCAGCGTGGCGGCCAAACTGGAAAACAACAGCCTGGAATTCATCGAGCTGACCACGGTGGCAAACCTGCGCCGCGACAAACTGCCGTTGCTGAAACGAGCGGATGAGGCGCTGGCCAAGCTGCGGCTGCTGTTTCGCCTCAGTTATGAAATGCGCTTCATCAATCTGAAGGCGTATGAGCACGGCAGCCTGCTGATGAATGAAATGGGCCGGCTGCTCGGCGGCTGGATCAAGAATCCCGGTGCGCCGGCGGCCGTCTAG
- a CDS encoding SUMF1/EgtB/PvdO family nonheme iron enzyme, with protein MTALLGAIVGALLTALAAWLLARRGEKKAPEVAGKTKREEKIVEREFDKEIQFEAEDEIERRYLQGVHNEHDTIRLFGFQSSANLQVRTLEVFVSLNLTEESRTGGMREINEIENGFHLSPEKVLQAARRKNRLLLITGEPGSGKTTLLKYYAMCCLDEAGRRNLGLQKPLLPILLPLRKVDPAKPFCEALSAWATQSNRPVSPQQFDNWLHRRGALVMLDGLDEIGELAKRKRVCEWIDHAADYFDHSQFVVTSRRTGYGHVGYGKKEIIELHTDHLRANVLDLNGEQQAVFLRKWFAAVYGEKLEAADLSAGAQQRELQEQADQVAAAIQRFLNQEENENLRKMAGAPVLLQIMAILWKEYHNLPPKRADLYEKCIDYLLDYRDRDREKDLPPPLPANDAKSVLRPLCWWLQQERKTELALAELEEKIKERLQAIDPKVSARDFAGHLVERAGLLHKFGNEAAVFRHRSFCEYLAGGELAERIHREPALAQTLVDHFTDDWWRETVLFSLSLPTPVIFDDFFRCFLPHPHNAAGFPPLLEQVLKEARQKPVTAFESFLGNAQVNWQQGYNALLCLRLIASEAAQALVKKVWEREKQRKGKKDEGRQRLLQKAEEILIEWKLYRPAVAAAAGPGLERSWRNPLELEAEYIRIPGGKYRFSVTKQEVTVPELYFAKYPVTNKLYRRFIAYLRAEKGMAEALQLLPMKAFAQSLLTNPKKAEDLIGYLDKNPDQWAQKLVSRYDDDKRFNGDDQPVVGVNWYAAMAYCHWLSALQKANSKGQKETIIYRLPAEEEWEWAAGGGQRKYPWGDDDPDETRANYAKKVGQTTPVGAYPAGATPEGLQDMAGNVWEWMGNKYAPSSDARALRGGVWGLHPGLLRCVARGNDDPGSRWDDGGFRVVCAQSAFDTLTL; from the coding sequence TTGACGGCATTGCTCGGTGCGATCGTCGGGGCTTTGCTCACGGCATTGGCAGCCTGGCTGCTGGCCCGCCGCGGCGAGAAAAAAGCGCCGGAAGTGGCCGGCAAAACCAAGCGCGAAGAAAAAATAGTCGAACGCGAATTCGATAAAGAAATCCAATTCGAAGCGGAAGACGAGATCGAGCGCCGCTATTTGCAGGGTGTGCATAACGAGCACGACACTATCCGGCTGTTCGGTTTTCAATCCAGCGCGAATTTGCAAGTGCGCACGCTGGAGGTTTTCGTCTCGCTCAACTTGACGGAGGAGTCACGCACCGGCGGCATGCGTGAGATCAACGAAATTGAAAACGGCTTTCATCTTTCACCTGAAAAAGTGTTGCAGGCCGCCCGCCGCAAAAATCGTCTGTTGCTGATCACCGGCGAGCCCGGCTCCGGCAAGACCACGTTGCTGAAATACTATGCCATGTGCTGCCTCGATGAGGCAGGCCGGCGCAATCTCGGTCTGCAAAAACCGCTGCTCCCCATTCTTTTGCCGCTGCGCAAAGTCGATCCCGCCAAACCGTTTTGTGAAGCCCTGAGCGCCTGGGCGACGCAAAGCAATCGCCCGGTGAGTCCGCAGCAATTCGACAACTGGCTGCATCGCCGCGGCGCCTTGGTGATGCTCGACGGCCTGGATGAAATTGGCGAGCTTGCAAAGCGTAAACGTGTGTGCGAGTGGATCGATCACGCGGCCGACTACTTCGACCATTCGCAATTCGTCGTCACCTCGCGCCGCACCGGCTATGGCCACGTTGGCTACGGCAAAAAGGAAATCATCGAGCTGCATACGGATCATCTGCGCGCCAATGTGCTCGATTTGAACGGTGAGCAGCAGGCCGTGTTTCTGCGCAAGTGGTTCGCCGCGGTTTATGGTGAAAAGCTCGAGGCCGCGGATTTGAGCGCCGGCGCGCAACAACGAGAGTTGCAGGAACAGGCTGACCAGGTTGCCGCCGCGATTCAAAGATTTCTCAACCAGGAGGAGAACGAGAACCTGCGCAAAATGGCGGGCGCGCCCGTGCTGCTGCAAATCATGGCCATCTTGTGGAAAGAATATCACAACCTGCCGCCCAAGCGGGCGGACCTTTACGAAAAGTGCATCGACTATCTGCTCGACTATCGCGACCGCGACCGTGAAAAAGACCTGCCCCCGCCGCTGCCTGCCAACGACGCCAAAAGTGTGCTGCGGCCGCTGTGCTGGTGGCTGCAGCAGGAACGCAAGACCGAGCTGGCCCTCGCGGAACTCGAAGAGAAAATCAAAGAGCGTCTGCAGGCCATCGACCCCAAAGTGTCGGCGCGGGATTTTGCCGGCCATCTGGTGGAGCGCGCCGGGCTGTTGCACAAATTCGGCAACGAGGCCGCGGTCTTTCGCCACCGCTCGTTTTGTGAATACCTGGCCGGCGGTGAGCTGGCTGAGCGCATTCACCGCGAGCCGGCCCTGGCGCAAACCCTGGTGGATCATTTCACCGACGATTGGTGGCGCGAAACCGTGCTGTTCAGCCTGAGTTTGCCCACTCCCGTCATCTTTGATGATTTCTTCCGCTGTTTTTTGCCGCATCCCCACAACGCCGCCGGATTTCCGCCGCTGTTGGAGCAGGTTCTCAAGGAGGCGCGGCAGAAACCGGTCACCGCGTTTGAAAGCTTTTTGGGCAATGCCCAGGTGAACTGGCAGCAGGGCTACAATGCCCTGCTGTGTTTGCGTTTGATCGCCTCAGAGGCGGCGCAAGCGCTGGTGAAGAAAGTGTGGGAGCGGGAAAAGCAGCGCAAAGGAAAAAAAGACGAAGGCCGCCAACGGCTGCTGCAAAAGGCCGAAGAGATTTTGATCGAATGGAAGCTCTACCGGCCCGCGGTTGCGGCCGCCGCCGGCCCGGGTTTGGAACGAAGCTGGCGCAACCCCCTCGAACTGGAAGCCGAGTACATCCGCATTCCCGGCGGCAAATATCGTTTCTCGGTGACCAAACAGGAAGTCACGGTGCCGGAGCTTTATTTTGCCAAATACCCGGTGACCAACAAGCTCTACCGGCGGTTCATTGCTTATCTGCGCGCAGAAAAAGGCATGGCAGAGGCACTACAGCTTTTGCCAATGAAAGCCTTCGCTCAAAGCCTGCTTACGAACCCGAAAAAAGCAGAAGACTTAATCGGATATCTCGACAAAAACCCTGACCAATGGGCGCAAAAGCTGGTTTCAAGATATGATGATGACAAGCGCTTCAATGGCGATGACCAGCCGGTGGTGGGCGTGAACTGGTACGCGGCCATGGCCTATTGCCACTGGCTTTCTGCACTGCAAAAAGCAAACAGCAAGGGGCAAAAAGAAACGATCATCTATCGTCTGCCGGCAGAGGAAGAGTGGGAATGGGCGGCAGGCGGCGGCCAGCGAAAATACCCGTGGGGCGATGATGACCCGGACGAGACGCGCGCGAATTACGCCAAGAAAGTCGGCCAGACCACGCCGGTGGGCGCTTACCCAGCCGGAGCCACGCCGGAAGGATTGCAGGACATGGCCGGCAATGTGTGGGAATGGATGGGGAACAAATATGCCCCATCTTCAGATGCGCGCGCGCTGCGGGGCGGGGTGTGGGGCCTCCATCCTGGGCTTCTGCGCTGCGTGGCTCGCGGCAACGACGATCCCGGCAGCCGATGGGACGACGGCGGTTTTCGGGTGGTCTGCGCCCAGTCTGCTTTTGATACTCTGACACTCTGA
- a CDS encoding DUF488 domain-containing protein, producing the protein MKMLIKVKRIYDAPAADDGFRILVDRLWPRGMKKDSAPIDLWLKEIAPSDELRKWFGHEPAKWGAFKKRYFAELRRQPELLALLRLHARAGAVTLLYSAKDEKHNNAVALLEFLQSQP; encoded by the coding sequence ATGAAAATGCTGATCAAAGTAAAGCGAATCTACGACGCGCCGGCAGCGGACGACGGCTTTCGCATTCTCGTCGACCGGTTGTGGCCGCGCGGCATGAAGAAAGACAGCGCGCCCATCGACCTCTGGCTCAAAGAAATCGCGCCGAGCGATGAATTGCGCAAATGGTTCGGCCATGAACCGGCGAAATGGGGCGCGTTCAAAAAGCGCTATTTCGCCGAGTTGCGTCGCCAGCCGGAATTGCTGGCCCTGCTGCGCCTACATGCCCGCGCCGGCGCGGTGACGTTGCTCTACAGCGCAAAAGATGAAAAGCATAACAATGCCGTGGCGTTGTTGGAGTTTCTTCAGTCCCAGCCTTGA
- a CDS encoding aspartyl protease — protein sequence MGLTVLEIEVGNPANPKITEKLEFLLDSGAICSVVPKRILKRLQIKPIGEQTFRLAEGSKIVRKRGGAFFKYRNRVGGADVIFGEMGDCNLLGEFTLTALGLALDPLRRELKPLPMILAGWPPQP from the coding sequence ATGGGTCTCACAGTCCTCGAAATCGAAGTCGGCAATCCGGCAAATCCCAAAATCACGGAAAAGCTCGAGTTTCTCCTCGACTCGGGCGCGATTTGCTCCGTGGTTCCCAAACGCATCTTGAAGCGCTTGCAGATCAAGCCGATTGGCGAGCAAACCTTTCGGCTTGCAGAGGGCAGCAAAATTGTCCGCAAGAGAGGCGGCGCGTTTTTCAAGTATCGCAATCGAGTTGGCGGCGCAGATGTGATCTTCGGAGAAATGGGTGACTGCAATTTGCTCGGTGAATTCACCCTCACTGCATTGGGCCTGGCGCTCGATCCTCTGCGGCGGGAGTTGAAGCCGCTGCCGATGATCCTGGCAGGCTGGCCACCGCAACCATGA
- a CDS encoding nucleotidyltransferase family protein, with protein sequence MIIKATGIPIELGATQHSTADMKREFELEHETMTFPFDTDKLIEICQKNDVAKIGVFGSMARGEASEQSDIDLVVYFSKPKSFLNLVRLEREMSEALGRKVDLLTEMAISPYLRESLLRELKVIYEA encoded by the coding sequence TTGATCATTAAGGCGACGGGAATCCCAATCGAGCTTGGCGCAACGCAGCATAGCACCGCAGACATGAAAAGAGAATTTGAACTGGAGCATGAGACGATGACCTTTCCATTTGACACCGACAAATTGATCGAAATTTGTCAAAAAAACGACGTCGCCAAAATCGGCGTTTTCGGCTCAATGGCGCGCGGAGAAGCATCTGAGCAAAGTGACATTGATTTGGTCGTTTATTTCTCCAAGCCCAAAAGTTTCCTCAACCTTGTAAGATTGGAACGGGAGATGTCGGAAGCACTCGGCAGAAAAGTAGATTTATTGACAGAGATGGCGATCAGCCCTTACCTGCGCGAAAGCCTTCTGCGCGAACTCAAGGTGATTTATGAAGCGTGA
- a CDS encoding DUF2442 domain-containing protein, translated as MEKLYDVSEVALQGYSLSFKVNGIPVTCNLAKVSKTLAQATPEQVADMIVDPVGVGFHWPALDEDLSVNGILTDLGIRLPPVKPRVSKQPELI; from the coding sequence ATGGAAAAACTGTATGACGTAAGCGAAGTGGCTTTGCAAGGTTATTCGCTTTCCTTCAAGGTCAATGGTATCCCGGTTACCTGTAACCTCGCCAAAGTCTCGAAAACTCTGGCGCAAGCCACGCCCGAGCAAGTTGCGGACATGATAGTGGATCCGGTTGGCGTTGGTTTTCATTGGCCGGCGCTTGATGAAGACTTGTCTGTGAACGGCATTCTAACAGATTTAGGGATTCGATTGCCACCCGTAAAGCCGCGTGTTTCCAAACAACCCGAGCTGATTTGA
- a CDS encoding DUF4160 domain-containing protein — protein MPTIMQILGWRLYFFANEGNEPIHVHCAKAEIRCKFWLEVEDFNLRIEYALNASPRDMREIKKIIYEHFDLIVEAWNKFQERKHGKTV, from the coding sequence ATGCCAACTATAATGCAGATTCTGGGCTGGCGGCTCTATTTTTTTGCCAATGAGGGTAATGAGCCGATTCATGTTCATTGCGCCAAAGCGGAAATTCGTTGCAAGTTTTGGTTAGAGGTTGAAGATTTCAATCTGCGGATTGAATATGCGTTAAATGCCTCGCCTCGCGACATGCGTGAAATCAAAAAAATCATCTACGAGCACTTTGATTTGATCGTCGAGGCGTGGAACAAATTTCAGGAGCGTAAGCATGGAAAAACTGTATGA